From one Rosa rugosa chromosome 4, drRosRugo1.1, whole genome shotgun sequence genomic stretch:
- the LOC133744663 gene encoding uncharacterized protein LOC133744663, whose translation MPPRRRNRRETPPAPGDGNAPEGLANALGHIVQQLTAALPGSRTDFTMERARRHGAYSFSHAPDAMDAQNWLNKMERVFTHINCLEDRKVGLAVDFLDGVAYDWWDMTSKEPGNVGPMTWEQFKDEVEFLHLEKGDKTVSEFEQRFTQLSQFVPDLVGTDEKRIYRFIEGLGGDYRLQLTAVPFYTYHEVVNAALRLETMFLSGVRPRDAGGPSQGPSKRAASTSGSGSSGGGRRVSSDSITLSDFGGLNMGGGQSE comes from the exons ATGCCTCCTAGACGCCGAAACCGCAGGGAGACTCCTCCCGCTCCAGGAGATGGGAATGCTCCTGAAGGACTAGCGAACGCCTTGGGACATATTGTCCAGCAGTTGACTGCAGCGCTTCCTGGCTCTAGAACTGATTTTACCATGGAGCGAGCGAGGAGACATGGAGCGTATAGTTTCTCCCATGCTCCTGATGCTATGGACGCTCAGAATTGGCTGAACAAAATGGAGAGAGTTTTTACTCATATAAATTGTCTGGAGGACCGGAAAGTGGGCTTGGCAGTAGACTTTCTTGATGGTGTTGCTTATGATTGGTGGGACATGACTAGCAAGGAACCAGGAAATGTTGGCCCGATGACTTGGGAACAGTTTAAG GATGAAGTAGAGTTCTTACATCTAGAGAAAGGGGACAAGACCGTGTCGGAGTTTGAGCAGCGGTTCACCCAGCTATCCCAGTTTGTGCCAGATTTGGTAGGCACTGATGAGAAGCGAATCTACAGGTTTATTGAAGGATTGGGGGGTGATTATCGTCTGCAGTTGACAGCTGTACCATTCTATACTTACCATGAGGTGGTTAATGCTGCTTTGAGACTCGAGACTATGTTTTTGTCTGGTGTTCGACCTCGAGATGCGGGTGGCCCTAGCCAGGGTCCATCCAAGAGAGCTGCTTCCACTTCTGGTTCAGGATCTTCTGGAGGTGGTAGACGTGTTAGCTCGGATTCGATCACCCTATCTGATTTTGGAGGACTTAATATGGGAGGTGGTCAGTCTGAGTAG
- the LOC133746494 gene encoding alcohol acyl transferase 1 allele GSa-like produces MNTFFCKDISNIIFSVDMPNLVNRCEPRLITPAKPTPHETKMLSDIDNQQGIRFHVPFIMSYKNNPSILLKQNDPVKVISDALSRALEYYYPLAGRLREVHKKKLMVNCSGEGILFVEANANVTLDELEDAILPPCPFLEEFMFNVPGSDGILGSPLILIQVTRLTCGGFIFALRLNHTMCDAFGLVQFLNAVGEIAQGAEAPSTPPVWERELLSARDPPRISCTHHEFDDTIDYSYLNSAATVQRSFCFGPEEIKALKEHLPPHLSTCSSTFDLITACVWKCRTISLEMDPKQIVRLSCAVNARGKHNSLCLPPGYYGNTFAYPAVVSTAERLCNSPLGYAVELVKKSKAKMSEEYLRSVADFDEIKGRPPLAMGGMSDFIVSDNTRTGLGEIDFGWGKPVYAGVAKSIDLISFYVKNTNKAEQYKVLVPICLPLSSMERFQQELKKMISFDKVEIPSYI; encoded by the exons ATGAATACTTTTTTTTGCAAGGATATTAGCAACATTATCTTCTCTGTGGATATGCCTAATCTG GTGAATCGCTGCGAGCCGCGATTAATAACACCCGCAAAACCAACACCACATGAAACAAAAATGCTGTCAGATATCGACAACCAGCAAGGCATCAGGTTCCATGTTCCATTCATCATGTCTTACAAGAACAATCCTTCAATATTGTTGAAACAAAATGACCCTGTTAAGGTGATTAGTGACGCTCTGAGTAGAGCACTGGAGTATTACTACCCTTTGGCTGGCAGGCTCAGGGAAGTGCATAAGAAAAAGCTTATGGTGAACTGCAGCGGAGAAGGCATCTTGTTCGTCGAGGCTAATGCCAACGTCACGCTTGACGAACTCGAGGATGCAATTCTACCGCCTTGTCCATTCTTAGAGGAGTTCATGTTTAACGTGCCAGGCTCTGATGGTATTCTTGGTTCTCCTTTGATCTTGATACAG GTAACCCGTCTGACTTGCGGAGGCTTCATATTTGCATTGCGGTTAAACCACACAATGTGTGACGCATTTGGTTTGGTTCAATTCTTGAACGCAGTAGGCGAGATTGCCCAAGGCGCAGAAGCACCTTCTACTCCACCAGTGTGGGAACGAGAGCTCTTGAGCGCCCGAGATCCCCCACGAATTTCATGTACACATCATGAATTTGATGATACCATTGACTACTCGTATCTGAACTCTGCAGCGACGGTCCAACGATCTTTCTGTTTTGGTCCCGAGGAGATAAAGGCCCTTAAGGAGCATCTTCCACCACACCTTTCCACCTGTTCATCCACATTTGATTTAATAACAGCTTGCGTGTGGAAATGTCGAACAATTTCACTTGAAATGGACCCAAAACAGATTGTCCGTCTATCATGCGCAGTTAATGCACGTGGTAAACACAACAGTTTATGTCTTCCTCCAGGATACTATGGCAATACATTTGCATATCCGGCTGTTGTTTCAACTGCAGAACGTTTATGTAACAGTCCGTTGGGATATGCAGTGGAGTTGGTGAAGAAATCGAAAGCTAAAATGAGTGAAGAGTATTTAAGATCTGTGGCAGATTTTGACGAGATAAAAGGACGACCTCCACTTGCAATGGGAGGCATGAGTGACTTTATAGTTTCGGATAACACACGAACAGGTTTGGGAGAAATTGATTTCGGGTGGGGAAAGCCAGTATATGCTGGAGTTGCTAAGTCCATCGATCTGATTAGCTTCTATGTCAAGAACACAAACAAAGCTGAGCAATATAAAGTTCTGGTACCAATATGCTTGCCATTATCGTCCATGGAGAGGTTTCAGCAAGAGCTCAAGAAGATGATTAGTTTCGACAAAGTGGAGATACcatcatatatataa
- the LOC133707535 gene encoding alcohol acyl transferase 2-like codes for MVLPPSLVFQVNRTQPQLITPARPTPRETKMLSDIDDQQGLRFQIPVIIAYKNNPSMSNRKGPVQVIREAISRALVYYYPLAGRLREGPNRKLMVDCNGEGVLFVGANADVTLEEIGDAILPPCPVLEDFLCNVPGSDGILGCPLLLVQVTILRCGGFILALRVNHTMCDAPGLVLFLNTVGEMVQGKIAPSIPPVWEREVLNARDPPRITCIHHEYEEMIDEYSDERSDAAVMVQKSFYFGPNEIRAMKKDLPPHLSNCSTFDLITSCLWKCRTVALELNPEQVVRVSCIVNARGKRNSLRLPLGYYGNAFAYPAAVSGVKQLCESPLGYALELVMKAKDEMNEEYMRSVADLMVIRGWPPFTLTGNFIVSDVRRTGIADVNLGWGKPSFSGPAKAVNIVSFYVQHKKEKEDGILVPVCLPLWSMARFQQELEKTSEIVENINNTKSANINVVRMIPRL; via the exons ATGGTGTTGCCACCCTCCTTAGTATTTCAGGTTAATCGAACCCAGCCACAACTTATAACTCCGGCAAGGCCAACTCCTCGTGAAACAAAGATGCTGTCAGATATAGATGACCAGCAAGGCCTTAGGTTTCAGATACCGGTCATCATAGCCTACAAGAACAATCCTTCAATGTCGAACCGAAAAGGCCCCGTTCAGGTGATCAGGGAAGCAATAAGTAGAGCATTGGTGTATTACTACCCTTTGGCAGGTAGGCTCAGAGAAGGGCCTAACAGAAAGCTTATGGTGGATTGCAACGGAGAAGGTGTCTTGTTCGTTGGGGCTAATGCTGACGTTACTCTCGAGGAAATTGGAGATGCTATTCTACCGCCTTGCCCTGTGTTAGAGGACTTCCTATGTAATGTCCCGGGCTCGGATGGCATTCTTGGTTGCCCTTTGTTGTTAGTTCAG GTGACCATTTTGAGATGCGGAGGTTTCATACTTGCATTGCGCGTGAACCACACAATGTGTGATGCGCCTGGATTGGTCCTGTTCTTGAACACGGTAGGGGAGATGGTTCAAGGAAAAATTGCACCATCTATTCCACCAGTGTGGGAGCGAGAGGTCTTGAATGCCCGAGATCCACCACGAATTACATGTATACATCACGAATACGAGGAAATGATTGATGAATACTCAGATGAGCGCTCTGATGCGGCAGTAATGGTGCAAAAATCTTTCTACTTTGGTCCCAATGAGATAAGGGCCATGAAGAAAGATCTTCCACCACACCTTTCCAATTGCTCTACATTCGACCTTATAACATCGTGTTTGTGGAAGTGCCGCACAGTTGCACTAGAACTTAATCCGGAACAGGTTGTTCGGGTTTCATGCATAGTCAATGCACGTGGGAAGCGCAACAGTCTACGTCTTCCTTTGGGTTACTACGGCAATGCATTCGCATACCCAGCTGCTGTTTCGGGAGTGAAACAATTGTGTGAAAGTCCATTGGGATATGCACTGGAGTTGGTGATGAAGGCAAAAGATGAAATGAATGAAGAGTACATGAGATCAGTGGCAGATCTTATGGTCATAAGAGGATGGCCTCCATTTACATTGACTGGGAACTTCATAGTTTCAGATGTTAGACGTACTGGCATTGCAGATGTCAACTTGGGGTGGGGAAAGCCATCATTTTCTGGACCTGCCAAGGCCGTGAACATTGTTAGTTTCTATGTTCAgcacaaaaaggaaaaagaggacgGGATTTTGGTGCCAGTGTGCTTGCCATTGTGGAGTATGGCAAGATTTCAGCAGGAACTCGAGAAGACGTCGGAGATAGTGGAAAATATAAATAACACTAAATCTGCTAATATTAATGTTGTAAGGATGATTCCACGGTTGTAA